The Chryseobacterium oranimense genome contains the following window.
TGCCTGGCTGAGAACCGGCTGCGTCTGAATGTACCCCAGATCATACAGGAAAAAATCGCTTTGCGTAATGCTGGGAATCAATGAGACATGAACTTTATTGTCTTCGGCAAGACGGAAGATCTCAGTTTCTATACTTTCAGTAAAATGATTCTCTGTAGATAAAAACAGGGTGTGAATCCCGTTTTTCTTCCAAAAGCCAACCAGCTCATTCGGACTGATCTCGGATTTATCATACTCAAATATTTTGTATCCGTAATCCTTTCTGTCTTTGAATATAGTCTTTAGAATCTCTGTAGAGCCTGTTTCTCCCAAAAACATTACATTTCTATAATTGATCCCCAGTGAGCGGAAATATTTTATAGTAAAATAAATGACCGATTTGGAAAGAAAAATAAAGAAGAAAAGATAAAACGAAAGCCAGTAAATATCCGAATTGAAAAATACATTTTTACTCACTTTCCCAATAAGCAGAACACCGAATATAAAAGTGAGGAAATGAATAAGGAGCCGTTCAAGAAACAGAGTATAGGTAAGATTTCTCTGAACATTATAAATCTTTGTCCTGCCGCTCAGCAGCATCCAGAACAAAAACAGCAATATCAGGGAGAAAATATTCTGATACCAGGTTTCTTCATGGTATTTTAAAAGCTCGTTCCGGCTTATAAAAAAGAATATAAAAATAGATGCAATAACCAAAAGGTCAAGCAAAATAATAATCGATTTCAGGTATCTAGAGTATCGAATTCTCTGCATCTATCGTTGTTATAGCGGATACGAAGAGCTAATGTACGTATTTTTACGGTATATTCAGATATTTATGGGTCTGAACCGAAGCCAGCCATTCCGGGTGGGCTAAAATAAAATCGGTAATCTTTGGATACATTTCATCTCGCTTGCTCCATTCGCTCTGCATATACAGTTTACAGCTGGCAGAAACTTTTGCCGCCTGCTCCTGTGCGAAGGTAAAATCATGCTGATTGAATATGATCACTTTAAGCTCGCTTGCTTTCTGATAGATTTCTTCTTTCGGAAGTCCTGTTTTTTTAGGTGAAAGCGTAATCCAGTCGATCTGTCCGCTCATTGGATAGGCTCCTGAGGTTTCAATATGGATGGTGCATCCCAGTTCTTTTAATTTCCCTGTCAGGATATCAAGATTCCACATTAATGGTTCTCCTCCTGTTAAAACAATCGTCTTACAGTGTTTTGCTGCAGTTTCGGCAATTTCCTCTGCATTCATCAGCGGATGTAAGTTGGGATCCCAGCTTTCTTTTACATCGCACCAGTGGCACCCGACATCGCAACCTCCCAATCTGATGAAATAGGATGCTTTTCCGGTGTGCGCCCCTTCTCCCTGTAAAGTATAAAAATGCTCCATCACAGGGAGCATTTTACCTTCTTTTAATAAAATATCTTCTTCTTTGTTCATTTTAAAATTAGTCGTTATAGACCGAAGTTTTGTATGCGATGATGGTGTTTTTCATCAGCATGGCTCTGGTCATTGGGCCAACTCCTCCAGGTACCGGTGTTATCCAGCTTGCTTTGGCTGCACAGCTGTCAAAATCCACATCGCCGGCAAGGTAATAGCCTTTTGGTGAGTCGTCATCTACTCTTGTAATTCCTACATCTACGATTACTGCTCCGTCTTTGATCATATCTCCTTTTAAGAAATGAGGATCACCCAAAGCGGTAATAACGATATCTGCTTTTTTAGTGTACTCTTCGATATCTTTGGTATAAGAGTGTGTTAAAGTCACGGTAGAGTTCCCCGGGAAATCTTTTCTTCCCATAAGGATGCTCATAGGTCTTCCTACGATTTTGCTTCTTCCGATAATCACACAGTCTTTTCCTTTAGTTTCAATATTATACCTTTCTAATAATGTCAAAATTCCGAAAGGAGTAGCGGGAAGGAAGGTATCCATTTCCAAAGCCATTTTTCCAAAATTTTCAGGATGGAAACCATCCACGTCTT
Protein-coding sequences here:
- a CDS encoding exopolysaccharide biosynthesis polyprenyl glycosylphosphotransferase; its protein translation is MQRIRYSRYLKSIIILLDLLVIASIFIFFFISRNELLKYHEETWYQNIFSLILLFLFWMLLSGRTKIYNVQRNLTYTLFLERLLIHFLTFIFGVLLIGKVSKNVFFNSDIYWLSFYLFFFIFLSKSVIYFTIKYFRSLGINYRNVMFLGETGSTEILKTIFKDRKDYGYKIFEYDKSEISPNELVGFWKKNGIHTLFLSTENHFTESIETEIFRLAEDNKVHVSLIPSITQSDFFLYDLGYIQTQPVLSQAKYPLDYYSNFLVKRSFDIAFSITILVLVCSWLFPLIALLIKTTSKGPVFFVQKRYGFHEEVFSCLKFRTMIVNNESATKTTAENDVRITKVGKFLRKTSLDELPQFINVLKGEMSIVGPRPHMLAVDNFYKPKIGRYSLRSMVSPGITGLAQVSGLRGDYGDVEVEMKKRILADTFYVRNWSFVLDLVIILKTFFLVIGGDKNAK
- a CDS encoding 7-carboxy-7-deazaguanine synthase QueE; amino-acid sequence: MNKEEDILLKEGKMLPVMEHFYTLQGEGAHTGKASYFIRLGGCDVGCHWCDVKESWDPNLHPLMNAEEIAETAAKHCKTIVLTGGEPLMWNLDILTGKLKELGCTIHIETSGAYPMSGQIDWITLSPKKTGLPKEEIYQKASELKVIIFNQHDFTFAQEQAAKVSASCKLYMQSEWSKRDEMYPKITDFILAHPEWLASVQTHKYLNIP
- a CDS encoding bifunctional 5,10-methylenetetrahydrofolate dehydrogenase/5,10-methenyltetrahydrofolate cyclohydrolase produces the protein MAEILDGLKVSKEIKAEIKAEVEKILEGKKRAPHLVAILVGNNGASKAYVNSKVKDCEEVGFRSSLLKFPSTVSESELLEKIDELNKSKEVDGFIVQLPLPDQIDQEKIILAIDPRKDVDGFHPENFGKMALEMDTFLPATPFGILTLLERYNIETKGKDCVIIGRSKIVGRPMSILMGRKDFPGNSTVTLTHSYTKDIEEYTKKADIVITALGDPHFLKGDMIKDGAVIVDVGITRVDDDSPKGYYLAGDVDFDSCAAKASWITPVPGGVGPMTRAMLMKNTIIAYKTSVYND